A genome region from Setaria italica strain Yugu1 chromosome III, Setaria_italica_v2.0, whole genome shotgun sequence includes the following:
- the LOC101760095 gene encoding putative 12-oxophytodienoate reductase 5: MEAVPLLTPYKMGQFELSHRVVLAPLTRQRSYGNVPQPHAAVYYSQRATSGGLMITEATGVSDTAQGYADTPGVWTAEQVAAWRPIVDAVHARGAVFFCQLWHVGRVSTTAFQPGGAAPISSTDRAVPPQMSFDGHMEEFSPPRRLETHEIPAVVDDFRRAARNAIDAGFDGVEIHGANGYIIEQFLKDAANDRDDEYGGSLENRCRFALEVVRAVAGEVGAGRVGVRLSPFTDYMGCHDSDPEALAAHLVRELSAAGVLYCHMIEPRMALVDGRRRIPHRLRPYREAFRGTFIAAGGYDREEGNKVVGEGYTDLVSFGRLFLANPDLPRRFELPDAPLNKYDRTTFYTSDPVVGYTDYPFLAGDVQAA, encoded by the coding sequence ATGGAGGCCGTTCCTCTGCTGACGCCGTACAAGATGGGCCAGTTCGAGCTGTCGCACCGGGTGGTGCTTGCGCCGCTGACGAGGCAGCGCTCCTACGGCAACGTGCCGCAGCCGCACGCCGCCGTCTACTACTCGCAGCGCGCCACCAGCGGCGGCCTCATGATCACCGAGGCCACGGGCGTCTCCGACACGGCGCAGGGCTACGCCGACACCCCGGGGGTCTGgacggcggagcaggtggcCGCGTGGCGGCCCATCGTGGACGCCGTCCACGCCAGGGGCGCCGTCTTCTTCTGCCAGCTCTGGCACGTCGGCCGCGTCTCCACCACCGCCTTccagcccggcggcgccgccccgatCTCCAGCACCGACCGCGCGGTGCCCCCGCAGATGAGCTTCGACGGCCATATGGAGGAGTtctccccgccgcggcggctggaGACGCACGAGATCCCTGCCGTCGTCGACGACTTCCGCAGAGCCGCGCGCAACGCGATCGACGCCGGGTTCGACGGCGTCGAGATCCACGGCGCCAACGGCTACATCATCGAGCAGTTCCTCAAGGACGCCGCCAACGACCGGGACGACGAGTACGGCGGGTCCCTGGAGAACCGCTGCCGCTTCGCGCTCGAGGTGgtccgcgccgtcgccggcgaggtcggcgcGGGCCGCGTGGGCGTCCGCCTCTCGCCGTTCACGGACTACATGGGCTGCCACGACTCCGACCCGGAGGCCCTGGCGGCGCACCTCGTCCGCGAGCTGAGCGCCGCCGGCGTGCTCTACTGCCACATGATCGAGCCGCGGATGGCGCTGGTGGATGGGCGCCGCCGCATCCCGCACCGGCTTCGGCCGTACAGGGAGGCGTTCAGGGGCACCTTCATCGCCGCCGGCGGGTACGACAGGGAGGAGGGGAACAAGGTGGTCGGCGAGGGGTACACGGACCTCGTCTCCTTCGGGCGGCTGTTCCTGGCGAACCCGGACCTGCCCAGGAGGTTCGAGCTCCCCGACGCGCCGCTCAACAAGTACGACCGCACCACCTTCTACACCTCCGACCCCGTCGTCGGATACACCGACTACCCGTtcctcgccggcgacgtccAGGCCGCCTGA